The Aspergillus luchuensis IFO 4308 DNA, chromosome 7, nearly complete sequence genome has a segment encoding these proteins:
- a CDS encoding 5'-methylthioadenosine/S-adenosylhomocysteine nucleosidase family protein (COG:F;~EggNog:ENOG410PMHQ;~InterPro:IPR000845,IPR035994;~TransMembrane:2 (i207-225o231-252i);~go_function: GO:0003824 - catalytic activity [Evidence IEA];~go_process: GO:0009116 - nucleoside metabolic process [Evidence IEA]) → MLQPTESKETLPPLHTYTIAYITALPKEQTAVLATLDTIHHYHIPTPASDKNTYTLGSIPPHNIVLTCLPTIGTTSAASAVTSLLHMFPSIRFVLLVGVAGGVPRNGVRLGDVVFSVPVSGGYGGVVGWDRGMLVGDGRVVLGQDGGGLGVKEEVGVGLGVKRVLDRLKRNSEMVARKIDGCLDDVEGRFPRLVPRWTRSDGLRDPLLGRWWMYSYLNSVVWVLWKVVVAGVVGLLGLWGLAMMGFGFGFGFEAGMGKEEMVGAKEKKGGNVHVHYGLIASGNFVVKDAKARDALDKGFEEGILCVEMEAAGVMDLVPCIVVRGICDYADSGKNKDWQEYAAMVAAAYARVLLESLSPGDVDMVGDARDIHLGYPVELELGIRI, encoded by the coding sequence ATGCTCCAACCCACAGAATCAAAAGAGactctcccacccctccacaCCTACACCATCGCCTACATCACCGCGCTTCCCAAAGAACAAACCGCCGTGCTCGCCACCCTCGACACtatccaccactaccacatcCCAACCCCCGCAAGCGACAAAAACACCTACACTCTCGGCTCCATACCACCGCACAACATCGTCCTAACCTGCCTCCCCACCATAGGAACAACCTCCGCGGCGAGCGCAGTGACATCACTTCTGCACATGTTCCCATCCATCAGATTCGTTCTGCTCGTTGGCGTGGCGGGCGGTGTTCCGAGGAATGGGGTACGGTTGGGTGATGTGGTTTTTAGTGTGCCGGTTAGTGGTGGGTATGGGGGTGTGGTGGGATGGGATAGAGGAATGCTGGtgggggatgggagggttgTTCTTGGTCAGGATGGGGGCGGGCtgggggtgaaggaggaggtaggGGTAGGGCTGGGTGTGAAGAGGGTGTTGGATAGGTTAAAGCGTAACAGTGAGATGGTTGCACGGAAGATCGATGGGTGtttggatgatgtggaggggaggtttCCGCGATTAGTACCGAGGTGGACACGGAGTGATGGGTTGAGGGATCCGCTGTTGggacggtggtggatgtATTCCTATCTGAATTCGGTGGTGTGGGTGTTGTGGAAGGTGGTCGTTGCGGGTGTTGTAGGGTTGCTTGGCTTATGGGgtttggcgatgatggggtttgggtttgggtttgggtttgaGGCGGGGATgggcaaggaggagatggtgggcgcaaaggagaagaaaggagggaaCGTCCATGTTCATTACGGCCTAATCGCCTCCGGCAATTTTGTTGTCAAGGATGCTAAAGCTCGTGATGCTCTTGACAAGGGGTTTGAGGAAGGTATATTATgtgtggagatggaggcagCTGGGGTGATGGATCTGGTTCCGTGTATTGTTGTTAGAGGGATCTGTGACTATGCGGACTCCGGGAAGAATAAGGATTGGCAAGAATATGCTGCTATGGTTGCTGCAGCGTATGCCAGGGTTTTGTTGGAGTCTTTGTCGCCTGGGGATGTGGATATGGTTGGCGATGCGAGGGATATACACCTTGGTTATCCAGTTGAGCTGGAGTTGGGTATTCGAATATAA
- a CDS encoding uncharacterized protein (COG:S;~EggNog:ENOG410PTCG;~SECRETED:SignalP(1-22);~TransMembrane:1 (n7-18c23/24o214-238i)) encodes MKINTGTFWALIPSYISLAAAAASPCYAPDGSQVDSSIYQPCVSISGVHSMCCKLNDADPDTCDPSGLCQTSGGAYYREFCTDQSWNSTNCLPKDICGNQNGGNSDWTYQLTNCGDGSWCCGSTTACCNTYETFTLDSTLLKFSSNDDSNSNSNSGSTSNSKSGSSSNSGSDSDSDGSSTSAPTTTGTGSPLGDGSSGVNSEPNQSDSEKSKRLAIGLGVGLPLACIAVAMLGAGYVWGRRDMKKELQPKFQPRIINLPLEKPKGEIGCPRPADDDSSVSHCLEIVRSR; translated from the exons ATGAAGATAAACACGGGCACTTTCTGGGCCCTCATCCCAAGCTATATTTctctggcagcagcagcagcatcaccatGCTATGCACCGGATGGCTCACAAGTGGACAGCTCCATCTACCAGCCATGCGTCTCCATCTCGGGTGTACATTCGATGTGCTGTAAACTCAATGATGCGGATCCAGATACGTGTGACCCCTCAGGACTTTGTCAGACAAGTGGAGGAGCATACTATCGGGAGTTCTGCACAGATCAATCGTGGAATTCGACGAATTGTTTACCGAAGGACATTTGTGGTAATCAG AATGGCGGAAACTCCGACTGGACCTACCAACTGACCAACTGCGGGGACGGATCCTGGTGCTGCGGCAGTACCACTGCCTGCTGCAACACATACGAGACATTTACCCTTGATTCAACACTCCTCAAATTTTCTTCTAACGACGACTCGAATTCTAACTCAAACTCCGGCTCCACTTCCAACTCCAAGTCTGGTTCTAGTTCTAATTCCGGTTCTGATTCCGACTCCGATGGTTCTTCTACCTCTGCACCCACAACAACAGGAACTGGATCCCCATTGGGTGACGGTAGCAGCGGCGTCAACAGCGAACCGAATCAATCCGATTCTGAAAAATCGAAGAGGCTCGCGATCGGACTCGGTGTTGGACTACCATTGGCATGCATAGCCGTGGCTATGCTTGGGGCTGGATATGTCTGGGGCAGAAGGGATATGAAGAAGGAGTTACAGCCAAAATTCCAACCTCGTATAATAAATCTTCCGCTGGAGAAGCCAAAGGGTGAGATAGGGTGTCCGCGTCCGGCGGATGATGATTCGAGCGTGTCTCATTGTTTGGAGATAGTGCGGAGCCGATAG
- a CDS encoding glycoside hydrolase family protein (CAZy:GH128;~COG:S;~EggNog:ENOG410PWPA;~InterPro:IPR017853,IPR024655;~PFAM:PF11790;~SECRETED:SignalP(1-19)), whose protein sequence is MVSFSKLVTAALVAASAAASSSKRGAAYNDASLVRTLAKSKSGGMSWSYNWDMKKNGNMPSGVEFVPMLWGTDSVDDWDSAVKTALKDGSKHILGFNEPDNASQANIGASKAATLYKKYITPYGDRAKLVSPAITSSTQSGEGLSWFKTFMSDCKSCNISAMAVHWYGGSFAQLESYMKEAIETASKYDIDEVWLTEFALDTDTSGITNESTAKTFLEKSIKWMDSHPKVGRYAYFYTANNFLLTSGSVNALGKVYVSTSSSSSSSSETSSTKSSTKTSTKTSTKTSTKTSTKTSTKTSTKTSTKTSSKTKTTETSKSTSIKSAHTTKTAEKTKTVKTTKYVTSTKTATHTKTASITPQAAWSSVPTKSAYGW, encoded by the coding sequence ATGGTCTCTTTCTCAAAGCTCGTTACTGCTGCCCTGGTGGCAGCCTCagccgcagcctcctccagcaAGCGTGGTGCAGCCTACAACGATGCGTCACTTGTCCGTACCCTGGCGAAAAGCAAGTCTGGAGGTATGTCGTGGTCGTACAATTGGGacatgaagaagaacgggAACATGCCATCGGGCGTTGAATTCGTCCCGATGCTCTGGGGTACCGACTCGGTGGATGACTGGGATTCTGCGGTAAAGACTGCATTGAAGGATGGCAGCAAACATATCCTGGGTTTCAACGAACCGGACAACGCCTCGCAGGCCAACATTGGTGCCTCCAAGGCTGCTACCTTGTACAAGAAGTATATCACCCCGTACGGAGATCGCGCCAAGCTCGTCAGTCCGGCCATCACTTCATCCACCCAGTCCGGCGAGGGTCTTAGCTGGTTCAAGACCTTCATGAGCGATTGCAAGAGCTGCAACATCTCTGCTATGGCTGTCCACTGGTACGGTGGGTCGTTTGCTCAGCTCGAGTCGTACATGAAGGAAGCTATCGAGACTGCCTCGAAGTATGATATTGACGAGGTCTGGCTTACCGAGTTTGCCCTTGACACCGACACCAGCGGCATCACCAACGAGTCCACGGCTAAGACATTCCTTGAGAAATCGATCAAGTGGATGGACTCCCACCCCAAGGTGGGCCGTTACGCTTACTTTTATACTGCAAACAATTTCTTGCTTACCAGTGGATCGGTCAACGCCCTGGGCAAGGTTTATGTTtcgacctcctcgtcgtcttcttctagCTCTGAGACCTCATCGACTAAGTCTTCGACCAAGACTTCAACCAAGACCTCGACGAAGACCTCGACGAAGACCTCGACGAAGACTTCTACGAAGACTTCGACCAAGACTTCCACAAAGACCTCATCAAAGACGAAGACCACAGAAACTTCCAAGTCCACAAGTATCAAATCCGCCCACACGACTAAGACTGCAGAGAAAACGAAGACGGTCAAGACTACCAAATACGTCACGTCCACCAAGACTGCAACGCACACCAAGACTGCTTCTATTACGCCGCAGGCTGCCTGGAGCTCGGTGCCCACGAAGTCCGCATACGGATGGTAG
- a CDS encoding uncharacterized protein (COG:S;~EggNog:ENOG410PMZY;~InterPro:IPR002410,IPR000073,IPR029058,IPR005945;~MEROPS:MER0003537;~PFAM:PF02129,PF12146,PF00561,PF12697;~go_function: GO:0008233 - peptidase activity [Evidence IEA];~go_process: GO:0006508 - proteolysis [Evidence IEA]) yields the protein MVASTVQEGTAPFHYASLPQPAQTWYRIYGDIKAGTPLVVLHGGPGFCHNYMLPLAALASDRAVILYDQIGNGLSSHYLEKRGDQEFWTVDLFIAELENLLQHLGIAGHFDLLGHSWGGMMGMDFAARQPAGLRRLILSNSPASVALWLESVNRLRATLPQEIQDTLQKCEAEGRLDSKEYEDATVEFLSRFCCRTQPWPEELMQSLVWTTEKDSTVAASMLGPSEFWVEGSLKNWSALDRIHRIQVPTLVINGKYDEAQDSAVEPLFWGIDKVKWITLSEGSHCPQFDDREKYLQVVDEFLGRA from the exons ATGGTGGCAAGTACTGTTCAGGAGGGAACAGCTCCGTTCCATTATGCTAGTCTTCCCCAGCCTGCCCAAACGTGGTACCGGATCTATGGCGACATCAAGGCAGGCACACCATTAGTAGTCCTGCATGGCGGGCCGGGCTTTTGCCACAACTACATGCTGCCCCTGGCTGCACTGGCTTCCGATCGTGCCGTGATTCTATACGATCAGATCGGAAATGGATTGTCCTCCCACTATCTGGAGAAACGCGGCGATCAGGAGTTCTGGACGGTCGACCTATTCATCGCGGAGCTGGAAAACCTGCTTCAGCACCTTGGTATTGCAGGTCATTTTGATCTGCTGGGTCATTCCTGGGGCggaatgatggggatggatttCGCCGCTCGTCAGCCGGCCGGACTGCGCCGGCTGATCCTATCGAACTCCCCGGCCTCGGTCGCACTGTGGCTTGAATCAGTCAACCGACTCCGCGCTACCCTGCCCCAAGAGATTCAAGACACGCTGCAGAAGTGCGAAGCAGAAGGGCGGCTTGATTCGAAGGAATATGAAGATGCAACGGTGGAGTTCTTATCCCGATTCTGTTGCCGGACACAGCCATGGCCCGAGGAGCTTATGCAAAGTCTCGTCTGGACCACGGAGAAGGATTCTACCGTCGCTGCCAGCAT GCTCGGTCCCTCCGAATTCTGGGTCGAAGGGTCTCTTAAAAATTGGAGCGCACTGGACCGCATTCACCGGATCCAGGTTCCCACACTGGTGATCAATGGTAAATATGATGAAGCGCAGGACAGCGCCGTGGAACCGCTCTTCTGGGGTATTGATAAGGTGAAGTGGATCACCTTGTCGGAAGGTTCGCACTGCCCGCAGTTCGACGACCGCGAGAAGTACCTGCAGGTTGTTGACGAATTCTTGGGCCGCGCATAG
- the GAS1_3 gene encoding glycoside hydrolase family 72 protein (CAZy:CBM43;~CAZy:GH72;~COG:S;~EggNog:ENOG410PFK7;~InterPro:IPR012946,IPR017853,IPR004886;~PFAM:PF07983,PF03198;~SECRETED:SignalP(1-19);~TransMembrane:1 (n3-14c19/20o505-524i)) — MRLSHLAAGAALFASSALAVDPIEIKGSKFFYSSNDTQFFLRGVAYQKSTTADPLSTKTTCERDIPYMKELRTNVIRTYDIDPTADHDDCMQLLADAGIYVIADLSNTSVAIDRSDPAWQLTLYNRYTSVIDAMAGYNNTLGFFAGNEIANSVGTTEAMPYVKAAIRDMKTYISNKGYRTIGVGYATADVSSIRNDLADYINCQSESVGIDFFGYNIYSWCGDSTYAESGYKARTEEFANYSVPVFFSEYGCNSVTPRTFTEVAALYGDTMSQVWSGGIVYEYFQDTNDYGLVSVIDSTSVSTMTDFSYYSKEIASATPSSTNKASYTPTNTALRSCPTEDSSWKAKASPLPPTPDADLCECMVDAATCTVKDSLDSDDIGDLMGEVCGMMSCTGITGNGTTGKYGAYSMCNSKQQLVFVLNEYYEKQKSAGNSASACSWGGSATTKSATSATGSCKTYMSEAGTAGTGLVTSDATATAGSSGSTASSTSGSSVSGGAKAVHVGYFQLAVYVAVAVASGIAMIML; from the exons ATGAGACTTTCCCATCTGGCTGCTGGTGCAGCCCTTTTCGCCAGCTCGGCGCTCGCCGTCGACCCCATCGAAATCAAG GGTTCCAAGTTCTTCTACTCCAGCAATGACACTCAATT CTTCCTTCGCGGTGTGGCGTATCAGA AGAGCACCACTGCCGACCCCTTGAGTACCAAGACCACCTGCGAGCGTGACATCCCCTACATGAAGGAGCTCCGCACCAACGTCATTCGTACCTACGACATTGACCCTACGGCCGACCACGATGACTGCATGCAGCTTCTCGCTGATGCAGGCATCTACGTTATTGCTGATCTTTCCAACACCAGCGTTGCCATCGACCGCAGTGACCCTGCCTGGCAGCTCACCCTCTACAACCGCTACACCAGCGTCATCGACGCAATGGCTGGTTACAACAACACTCTCGGTTTCTTTGCTGGTAATGAAATCGCCAACAGTGTTGGAACCACTGAGGCCATGCCTTACGTCAAGGCTGCCATCCGTGATATGAAGACCTACATCAGCAACAAGGGATACCGTACTATTGGTGTGGGATACGCTACCGCTGACGTTTCTTCCATCCGTAATGACCTGGCCGACTACATTAACTGCCAGTCGGAGTCCGTCGGCATTGACTTCTTCGGTTACAACATCTACTCCTGGTGCGGTGACTCGACCTACGCGGAATCCGGATACAAGGCCCGTACTGAGGAATTCGCCAACTACTCCGTtcctgtcttcttctccgagtACGGTTGCAACAGTGTGACTCCCCGTACCTTCACTGAAGTTGCGGCTCTCTATGGCGACACCATGTCCCAGGTCTGGTCTGGCGGTATCGTCTACGAGTACTTCCAGGACACCAACGACTATG GTCTGGTCTCCGTCATCGACAGCACCAGCGTCAGCACCATGACCGACTTCAGCTACTACTCCAAGGAAATCGCCAGCGCcacccccagcagcaccaacaagGCCTCCTACacccccaccaacaccgcccTCCGCAGCTGCCCTACTGAGGACTCCTCCTGGAAGGCCAAGgcctctccccttcccccgaCTCCCGACGCTGATCTCTGTGAGTGCATGGTCGACGCCGCCACCTGCACCGTCAAGGACTCCCTCGACTCCGACGACATCGGTGACCTGATGGGCGAGGTTTGCGGTATGATGTCCTGCACTGGTATCACCGGCAACGGCACCACCGGCAAGTACGGCGCCTACAGCATGTGcaacagcaagcagcagctcgtcttcgtcctgaACGAGTACTacgagaagcagaagtccGCCGGTAACTCCGCCTCTGCTTGCAGCTGGGGTGGCTCCGCTACCACCAAGTCTGCTACCTCCGCCACCGGTTCTTGCAAGACTTACATGTCCGAGGCTGGTACCGCCGGCACGGGTCTCGTTACTTCTGACGCTACTGCCACTGCTGGATCGAGCGGTTCGACTGCCTCGTCTACTTCCGGCTCCAGCGTTTCCGGTGGTGCCAAGGCTGTCCACGTCGGTTACTTCCAGCTCGCTGTTTACGTGGCCGTTGCTGTTGCTAGCGGAATCGCTATGATTATGTTGTAG
- a CDS encoding glutathione S-transferase (COG:O;~EggNog:ENOG410Q8M2;~InterPro:IPR036249,IPR036282,IPR010987,IPR004045, IPR004046;~PFAM:PF00043,PF14497;~go_function: GO:0005515 - protein binding [Evidence IEA];~go_process: GO:0006749 - glutathione metabolic process [Evidence IEA]), which produces MSTQSSQTVYHYLDIGRLGRGEVLRLFLKDSGIEFSEVRYPYDENWPQVSKKLQEQGITRTGLVPALEYKGKILTQHIPTLRYLSRDLGRYDGETSWEKYIVDAVADVYIDWRSEWVSNFMQPSEKYKNESTAKYYDVVGKYYAETEGPYLLGDKVTYADFAIYQIMDNDRRTGTIVANLPESLVRFTEAFEKRENIAALIKETK; this is translated from the exons ATGTCCACCCAATCCTCCCAAACAGTCTACCACTATCTCGACATCGGCCGTCTAGGCCGCGGCGAAGTCCTCAG ACTCTTCCTCAAAGACTCCGGCATCGAGTTCAGCGAAGTCCGCTACCCGTATGATGAAAACTGGCCGCAGGTTAGCAAGAAGCTGCAGGAGCAGGGGATCACTCGAACTGGACTGGTGCCCGCGCTCGAGTATAAGGGGAAGATTCTGACGCAG CATATCCCCACCCTCCGCTACCTATCCCGCGACCTTGGCCGCTACGATGGCGAAACGAGCTGGGAGAAGTATATCGTTGATGCGGTGGCGGATGTTTATATTGATTggaga AGCGAATGGGTCTCCAATTTCATGCAACCCTCTGAGAAATACAAGAACGAGTCCACAGCCAAGTACTACGATGTTGTGGGGAAGTACTACGCCGAGACGGAGGGTCCGTATCTTCTGGGGGATAAGGTCACGTATGCCGATTTCGCTATCTATCAGATTATGGATAATGATCGGAGGACGGGGACTATTGTG GCAAATCTTCCCGAGTCGCTTGTTAGGTTTACGGAGGCCtttgagaagagagagaatatTGCGGCGCTTATCAAGGAGACGAAGTAG
- a CDS encoding uncharacterized protein (COG:S;~EggNog:ENOG410PQ1B;~TransMembrane:5 (n3-14c22/23o38-60i72-91o111-134i146-168o180-202i)) yields the protein MAFSVLQTICITIAARNGYGEAESASSQERIDIALKSVYAAEMLYVASLTFSKLSALAFMTFLMQRTRKAEWVLIALISAWAVAAEFAVAFQCDLPQPWRWNQTRCFNRDAWWMVFGAFNILSEVALILVPSMLILRIQMAVPRKVVAIACFLTRFLVIVAIILELVYRHQNNHASDPLLAIWKAAVCVELVQCLSIVMACAPHLKPFMDGLQSTGLRLYYLPGETSERGEYARVSKAKAAAHELSGHVGVANSTAVSAGREQQDWDDTMSHSSQDHIIRETRTWVVEEQYSPDAATNRPMDSESNGSHGLHESISH from the exons ATG GCCTTCAGTGTGCTACAGACAATATGCATTACCATCGCCGCGCGCAATGGCTATGGGGAAGCAGAAAGTGCTTCCTCACAAGAGCGAATTGATATAGCTCTGAAG TCTGTTTATGCCGCAGAAATGCTATACGTTGCAAGCTTGACTTTCTCCAAGCTAAGCGCCCTGGCATTCATGACCTTTCTTATGCAGCGCACCCGCAAGGCTGAATGGGTACTCATTGCATTAATCAGCGCCTGGGCTGTGGCGGCGGAATTTGCCGTAGCTTTTCAATGCGATCTTCCGCAGCCATGGAGATGGAATCAGACGAGATGTTTTAATCGA GATGCCTGGTGGATGGTTTTCGGGGCGTTCAACATTCTAAGTGAAGTTGCCCTGATTCTAGTACCTAGTATGCTCATACTCCGGATTCAAATGGCGGTTCCTAGGAAGGTAGTTGCCATCGCCTGCTTTCTCACTCGCTTCTT GGTCATCGTTGCGATCATTCTTGAGCTTGTATATCGCCATCAAAACAATCACGCCTCAGACCCCCTGCTGGCCATTTGGAAGGCTGCCGTCTGCGTCGAGCTAGTGCAGTGTCTGTCCATTGTCATGGCCTGCGCTCCGCACCTGAAGCCGTTCATGGACGGATTACAGTCCACTGGGCTCCGCTTATACTACCTCCCAGGCGAGACATCTGAACGCGGAGAGTACGCTCGCGTAAGCAAAGCGAAGGCTGCTGCACACGAGCTTAGCGGGCACGTTGGGGTAGCCAACAGCACCGCTGTCTCGGCAGGGAGGGAACAGCAGGATTGGGACGATACTATGAGCCACTCCAGCCAGGATCATATCATTCGAGAGACTAGAACCTGGGTCGTAGAAGAGCAGTATAGCCCGGATGCTGCGACAAACCGACCGATGGACAGTGAGTCCAATGGTAGCCATGGACTACACGAATCAATTAGCCATTAG
- a CDS encoding uncharacterized protein (COG:E;~EggNog:ENOG410PFXK;~InterPro:IPR002293;~PFAM:PF00324,PF13520;~TransMembrane:8 (i42-59o79-103i124-152o172-192i199-218o238-261i282-305o325-350i);~go_component: GO:0016020 - membrane [Evidence IEA];~go_function: GO:0022857 - transmembrane transporter activity [Evidence IEA];~go_process: GO:0055085 - transmembrane transport [Evidence IEA]), whose protein sequence is MGPPIELRDRNLDSKAANSSQSQVNDEQGLGRVGKKQILKRRFGFLSILGFSCTVLASWEGILSTFTVPFEDGGPAGTVYSFLVVWLGTFSTFLTLSELVSMAPTSGGQYHWVSMMSPRWCQKYLSFLTGWLIVIGWLGAFASTCYLSASQILGLVVLNHSSYTPEPWQTMLLFWAIVAFAVFVNVITSTLLPKFEGLVLILHVFGFFGIIIPLVYLGDHNSASEVFGQFANDGGFQTQGLAFMVGMIGNMFAFTGVDAAVHMSEEIYDAERVVPQSILTSVLINGALGFGMILSTLFTMTDATAALASPTGYPYMQIFCSATKSLGGCTVMSAIVPILVTATAVGSLASSSRMAWSFARDRGLPGWQVLSRVCLPSSQAQNNPLTQP, encoded by the exons ATGGGGCCGCCGATCGAGTTGCGCGACCGTAATTTGGATTCTAAGGCCGCCAACAGCAGCCAGTCTCAAGTCAATGATGAGCAGGGACTGGGCCGCGTGGGCAAGAAACAGATCTTGAAG CGTCGGTTTGGTTTCTTGTCCATCTTGGGTTTCAGTTGTACGGTTCTGGCATCCTGGGAGGGCATTTTGTC GACGTTTACCGTACCATTTGAGGA TGGAGGTCCTGCTGGAACGGTCTACAGTTTCCTGGTCGTCTGGCTGGGTACGTTTTCGACGTTTCTCACGCTGTCCGAACTTGTTTCGAT GGCCCCTACTTCCGGAGGACAATATCACTGGGTATCGATGATGTCCCCGCGATGGTGCCAGAAGTACCTCAGCTTTCTCACAG GATGGTTAATTGTCATTGGCTGGTTGGGAGCCTTTGCATCAACCTGCTACCTAAGTGCTTCTCAGATTCTGGGCTTGGTGGTCCTGAACCATTCATCCTATACCCCAGAGCCCTGGCAAACGATGCTTCTGTTCTGGGCCATTGTGGCTTTTGCCGTGTTCGTCAACGTAATCACCAGCACCTTGTTGCCAAAATTCGAGGGTCTTGTCCTGATTTTGCACGTGTTTGGGTTCTTCGGAATCATCATCCCGTTGGTTTACCTGGGAGATCACAACTCTGCTTCTGAGGTCTTTGGGCAGTTTGCCAATGATGGCGGCTTCCAAACCCAGGGATTAGCTTTCATGGTTGGTATGATTGGTAACATGTTTGCCTTTACCGGTGTGGATGCGGCTGTCCAC ATGAGCGAAGAAATTTACGACGCAGAGCGCGTTGTTCCGCAGTCCATCCTCACCTCGGTCCTGATCAACGGAGCGCTGGGCTTTGGGATGATCCTGTCCACATTGTTTACTATGACAGACGCCACCGCCGCACTAGCCTCACCCACAGGATACCCTTACATGCAAATCTTCTGCTCCGCCACCAAATCCCTCGGGGGATGCACCGTCATGTCAGCCATCGTCCCCATCCTAGTCACTGCCACCGCTGTAGGATCATTGGCATCTTCCTCTCGCATGGCATGGTCCTTCGCCCGAGACCGTGGTCTCCCCGGATGGCAAGTGCTCAGCAGGGTATGTCTCCCGTCCTCGCAAGCTCAAAATAATCCACTAACCCAACCCTAG